ATGTCGAGCCCGCGCCACGTGCCATGTACTCCGTGCAAAACACCGGGCGGCCGTACGTCTCGAGTTGCTTTATGCGAGCCCGCATGCTCTCGGGCCATCCATAGTCATGGAAACTAATGACGTCAGATTGGGCGAGCTGGATCTTTTCCATAGGGATCAGCTGCTCGGGATCCGACCAATCGGCCACATAGCCTCCCCAGACGCCGCTCGTAAGCGGTTGCTCAGGGTCGACGCTGCGAGCCCATTCAAATACTTCCGGAAGTAGCTTTTCTACCAGCTGCACCTTGTCAGATGGTTGCCCAGGGTACTGGCTCGCGAGGTTGTCCGGTTCGTTCCAAAGATCCCAGCCAAGAATGCGCTTGTCGTGCGCGAACGTGCCGATGATGCCCTTCACATAGGCTTCCAGCCGCGGAATCTGTGCTGGATCCTGAAGCGCATCCGTGCCCGGAGACTGAACCCATCCAGAGTTATGGACACCAGGTATTGGGGGATGCTGTGGCCCCAGCTTGGGATGCGGATCCCAACAGCTATCGAAAAGCACGAACAAGATCTTGATGTGATGCCGGTCGGCAATGTCGAGTAGGGTGTTCATTCTCTTCACCAGGCCCGCACGATCCTGCCGCCAAAGCAGGTCGTGCAGGAAGACGCGCATGCTGGTCATCCCGATCTGCTGCGCCCAGCCGAATTCCTTGTCGATCTCAACCGGATCGAAGGTGTCGGCTTGCCACATCTCCAACTGGTTGATCGCGTTCGAGGGTAAGTAGTTTGCGCCCACGTGCCATTGCTGTGCGGCATACCATTGTTGAGCTTGCTCGGGGGTCCAACGGTCCCGCGCATGAGCCGCAGGTGAGGCAATCAATACAATGAGCAAGGCGATGAGGGTCGGGAATAACCTAACGGGAGGCAGTCCAATGGGTTTGGCGCAAAGGCCAACGGCCCGGTCGTGCAGCAATGGGAATAGGGTCAGTCGATCACGATAGTCCACCATTCCAACCAATCCCCCCAAATAGTTCGCATTCGGTTGCGAGCATCCGGGACCTAGCATTGGAGAGATCAAGCCGCCACAAACAAGAGATCGGAACCTGGATCTTCGCCAATGCGGCCATTCCGCTTCTGGGCCATTTGCGGACTGTCGGCCTTTGGTTCTCAGGGCTGAGAATGTAGAATGTCCGCAATTGGGTCTCTAGCTAAACGTCACTTCGGGTGAAGATCCTGGTTCTGACAGGTCGTAATTGGAGCTCCTCTCAAGGTCTCAAGGCCTCGATTGCGAAGGCGTACATTCGCGAAACTTGCGTATACTCCTCGAAGCGACCTCCGGCTCCATGGTGTCCACCCGCCATTTCGGTGTGGAGCAACATTGGTTGATCGCTTGTCGACAACTCACGGAGCTTTGCGATCCACTTTGCCGGCTCCCAGAAACCTACCCGGTCATCTGCAATTGCCGTGGTCGCTAGCGTAGGTGGATAGGCCTCAGGTCTGACGTTGTCGTACGGCGAGTAGCTGGCGATGTAGTCGTAAGCTTTTGGATCACTCAAAGGGTCACCCCATACCGGACGTGTAAGGGGAACGAGAGGATGCGTCGCGTCACTCATGGTGTTGAGCATATCTACGAAGGGTGCTTGGCCAATGACTGCTCCCCACATATCCGGCCGCATATTCTCAGCTGCTCCGACGAGCAATCCGCCGGCTGAGTACCCGTGTAAAACGATGCGCTTTTTGGCGGCATGCCTCTGCGTGATGAGCTCTTCGGCGCAGGCAATAAAGTCAGTAAAGCTGGTCTTCTTCGAAAAGCGTCGAGCTTGCTCAAACCACTGCCAACCCTTTTCTGACCCGCCGCGCACATGTGCGACCGCCCAGATCCAGCCGCGGTCGATTAGGGAGATGAGCGGGAGCGAGAACCCGGTTTCGTAACTGTAGCCATAGGCACCATAGCCAGTCAGCAGCAACGGAGCGCTACCATCGAGTTTCGTCTTCTTCGATCGAAGCACCGTGATCGGAACCTGAGCACCGTCTGGCGCTGTCGCATGGAGCCGCGCGACTACATAATCGCTGGATGAATATCCCTTTGAGAGCTCCGTCCGAGCAAGGAGCCGTCTCTTTCCTGTCGTCAGGTCACACGACAACCATTGCTCGGGAGTCCGCGGAGACTGGTACTTCAGTCGAAGCGTATCACGAGCGTATTCCGATGGCACCAAACTAAGCGAATATGCAGGTTCGTCGAACCTTATGGGTTGATACGGTTGGCTCCGATCCGCCCCAACCGCGTTCACATGGGCATTGCCTTCCACGCGCTCCAACCAAACCAGATGTCCTGCAAAGGGCTTCAATTCCGTTATGAAGCGCCCCGGCCTGACGGGAATCCACGGCTGCCAGTGTTCCCTTTGCGGCGTCGAAATCGGCGTGCGCATGATTTTGAAATCTTCTGCACCGTCAGCGTTGGTGCGGATCACGAAATCATCGCGCCAATGTTCGACGTCATAGAAAATTCCAACTTGCCGCAGCGCAACGAGAGTGGGCTCGCTGGTCGGATCATTGCCAGAAATGATTCGCACCTCGCTCGTCACATCGTTCCAGCATCGGATGAAGAGATATTGGCGCGAAGCGCTTGCCAGTACCTCGAGCAGATAGGCGGGGTCTTTCTCCTCATAGACGAGTTCATCATGCCCACCTCGAGCCAAGCGACGATAGAGGCGCGCGGGACGACTGTTTGCGTCGCGCCAGACCCAGAACAGCCACTTTGAGTCGGGGGAAAAGACGAAGTCGCCGAACGCGCTGGTCGGTGGATCGGGCATCAGATTGCCTGTCAGGATGTCTTTTACCTGGATCGTGAACTTCTCTGATCCAGTCGTGTCTTCTGCCCATGCAAACAACGACTGGTCCGGACTGTGTGTGACGTTCCTCACGGAAAAGTAGGGTCGGCTATCTGCCCGCGCCGCCACGTCCAGGAGTACGGTTTCTTTCGTACCTTTGCGCGGACGACGCAGATATGTCGGGTACTGCGCTCCAGGCGAGAAGCGAGTGATATAGGCCCAGTTGGCATCGAACTCTGGGAGTGGAGCAGGATCGGAGCCTGTCCTAGCAATCATATCCTGAACCAATTCGTGTTGCAGCTGGACTGTCGGTTTAAGCACCTGGCTGCTGTAGGCATTCTCTTGCGCGAGATAGGCCCCTATTCCCTGGTCGAGCGTCGTTGGATCACGCCAGACGTCCTTCCAGTTTTCTGGCTTGAGCCAGGCGTAGTCGTCGACTCGAACTCGCCCTAGTTGTTCAATCCGGCAGGGATGCTTTGGAGTGACAGGTGGCCGTGGCAATTTACACGCTGGGACCGGCCATGCTCGCGCTCCAGCCGAGACTGCTGCAAGTGCTACACCAGCTAGGAAGCTTCGCCGCCTCACGATGAACCCGCTGAGGATTGCCTCAGGCGATTGGTTTCCAACCGAGACTGGCGCTTCTTCCACCAAGTGTAGACACCGCTCACGCACATCTCTGCCGTAGCAAGACCAAGCAAGAAGATGATCGCGACGCCGATTGGACCAATCACTTCACCGCTGTGAAGAGGATAGAGAGATCGACTGAGCTTTCGACCCGCGCTGTCGGAATACGGGCTATCGATATATTCGAGATGTCCGTCGGCACCGCTCACATAGTAGGTAATGGGACCCAACCAACGATAGTTCTCGACTCCCGAGGGCGTAAACATAAGTCCATATAGATCCCGAGATCCAATGTAGCTGAGCTTGGCTGGTTTCCATTGAACGCCGTCAGCCAAGGCTGCCGCATTCGCCTCCTTGAGGGCTTTCGAAAATCCAATTGGCTGCTTGCTCAGGATCTCGGGTTCAGGTTGGTCGAATGGAGATTCCCGCGCAGGAGATATTGCCTCAACAGCTGGCGTGAAGGCCTCATCAAAGAAGTTCATGCATACAGAAGTGAAGGCGAGGACCACGACGCCAATAAAGAGCCACAACCCGCT
Above is a window of Tsuneonella mangrovi DNA encoding:
- a CDS encoding cellulase family glycosylhydrolase, whose protein sequence is MVDYRDRLTLFPLLHDRAVGLCAKPIGLPPVRLFPTLIALLIVLIASPAAHARDRWTPEQAQQWYAAQQWHVGANYLPSNAINQLEMWQADTFDPVEIDKEFGWAQQIGMTSMRVFLHDLLWRQDRAGLVKRMNTLLDIADRHHIKILFVLFDSCWDPHPKLGPQHPPIPGVHNSGWVQSPGTDALQDPAQIPRLEAYVKGIIGTFAHDKRILGWDLWNEPDNLASQYPGQPSDKVQLVEKLLPEVFEWARSVDPEQPLTSGVWGGYVADWSDPEQLIPMEKIQLAQSDVISFHDYGWPESMRARIKQLETYGRPVFCTEYMARGAGSTFDGSLPVGWKHDVAMFNWGFVRGKEQTWLPWDSWERPYVLSEPSVWFHDVLYRDGRPYREAEVELIHHLSQTPPPAQYGGD
- a CDS encoding S9 family peptidase, translated to MPRPPVTPKHPCRIEQLGRVRVDDYAWLKPENWKDVWRDPTTLDQGIGAYLAQENAYSSQVLKPTVQLQHELVQDMIARTGSDPAPLPEFDANWAYITRFSPGAQYPTYLRRPRKGTKETVLLDVAARADSRPYFSVRNVTHSPDQSLFAWAEDTTGSEKFTIQVKDILTGNLMPDPPTSAFGDFVFSPDSKWLFWVWRDANSRPARLYRRLARGGHDELVYEEKDPAYLLEVLASASRQYLFIRCWNDVTSEVRIISGNDPTSEPTLVALRQVGIFYDVEHWRDDFVIRTNADGAEDFKIMRTPISTPQREHWQPWIPVRPGRFITELKPFAGHLVWLERVEGNAHVNAVGADRSQPYQPIRFDEPAYSLSLVPSEYARDTLRLKYQSPRTPEQWLSCDLTTGKRRLLARTELSKGYSSSDYVVARLHATAPDGAQVPITVLRSKKTKLDGSAPLLLTGYGAYGYSYETGFSLPLISLIDRGWIWAVAHVRGGSEKGWQWFEQARRFSKKTSFTDFIACAEELITQRHAAKKRIVLHGYSAGGLLVGAAENMRPDMWGAVIGQAPFVDMLNTMSDATHPLVPLTRPVWGDPLSDPKAYDYIASYSPYDNVRPEAYPPTLATTAIADDRVGFWEPAKWIAKLRELSTSDQPMLLHTEMAGGHHGAGGRFEEYTQVSRMYAFAIEALRP